The DNA window GATGTCGTTCGGGTCCAAGCAGATTGCTACTTCATTCGGCATCTGCATGGATATCAATCCATACAAGTTCGAAGCTCCATGGACAGAATGGGAATTTGCACACCGCGTGCTAGATTCCAAGTCCCAGCTGGTGATCTTGTCCATGGCCTGGCTGACGACGTTGAGTCGCGACGAACTGGATGCGCTGAATGGCGAGCCCGACATGGATACGTTCAACTACTGGATCCAGCGGTTCTGGCCGCTTCTCAAGAAAAGAATGCAGCACGAGGAGGTCGATCTAGACGACAACAAGCAAACCATTATTGTATTCGCCAACCGCGCGGGCGAGGAGCCTCCCGTGGCGGACGGCAAGTCCCCCGCGCGCTATGCGGGAACGAGCGCCATCATTGCCATCACGCAACGTCCCGTGCCTGGGTCAcggggagagaagaaggcaaCTGAGACAAACGTTGCAGCAGAGCCACCGTTGGATGTGAAGATCCTCTGCTGGGACATGCtgggcgcggcggaggagggcatTTGTTTCGCGGATACCACGGCAGATCCCCAAATGGTGTTTGGGCTGCGAAAGGCGTCCGTCTGAGGCGTCTTCCCGACGCGTCAGACCCACCCACACTGGACGCAGTGGATGCCGGTGCCTTGTTTTTCTATGTTTTGGGTAACTCCGTTGCAAGGCCGACGCGGTGCAAATCCTAGGAAGACTACAATGATGGTCGTGGTGACTTGTGATGCCactccccctcctccctcgtCTCCCAATCCCTCCTTTCGCCATCATCATATGTATATACATATTATCCTCCACCCCGGCCGCCGATCCCGCTGCCGTCCGGCGCGACGGGTTGCATCACGGAACCAGACGTTGCCACCTTGGTCGATCCCCAGAACCCAGGTGACGGGATGCAGACACCCGCGATGACATACATGCACCTTGATCGCCCCCGATCGGCTTCTTCAGACGCTCAGACACCCACCTTAATTTCTCCGTCGATGATTTTCCGTCGCATGACCTGCCTCCCACGAGGATGCAACCCTTGCCCAGGTTTAGCGCCAACCGTGAGAGTCTAGATCACGGGCTAGAGAGTGTCTAGACAGGTGGGATCCGCCATCCTCTCATCTCGATTGTCGTGCAGCCCTCACCACGTGATCTGGGCCTACCCCCCTTGGTTCGGGGGGGCCAATCAGACCGAGTAGCCACAAGAGGGGCACGGGATCGTTGCACCTGACTTGATACTATGGAGGATAGTGCTATCTATTATTATCAACCATTCTTGTTTCCGGCGAGATGATTATTATTTATTGAATCTGGGCGAATAGTTCACTCCTAGACGGCTCGATTATATACGGCCCCCGGGTAGCCCCCATCCGGCGATCGGCCCGTCACCTGATCATTGTGCGCAACTGGCCTGTCTGCCTCCCCGCACACCCTCACCCACCCTCGACTACGCTCCTCGCCACGTGAGCAGTCCCTCTCGACTTGACTCTTGCTCTCTACATCTCCCCCCCATCAAGCATCCCTTCTTTACAATTTATCCCCGTTTTAGGCGTTGGCTGTCGTTTTTTCTACGGCCACTTGTCCCCCCAACAATCTCCCACCTTTTCTGATTTTCACGTTCGATTTGCCAAATTCGGCTCGCGCAAACAACGTGACTTCTTGTTGTTTGAGCAGGTGACTTCTTGTCAGGTGATAAAGCGATCATCCCAAGGTACGCCTTCCTCATCCAGTCGTTCATCCCCATCCCACAAGTTGTGCGCGACGACATGGTCGCTGCGCGTCTGCCATGAGTCCGGGCCTGCCTTGCCCCCTGATGATGTCGCTGCCCCTGTGTTACCCCCCAACCGATCGCGAATGACGCGTATCTGATGTCGTTGGGGTATACACTTGATGAGCTCCTCGACTACGGCCGCTATCGCGTAGACGGGAGCTCAGTGTGCTTGTGATGGTCAGGGGGTTTCAGTTCGGATGAGCGGAATCCCACTGTGCGGTCGCAAAGGCCTGGCAAGCGCGTCTGCACCACGCGTCTCTTGTTTACCGTGGGGAGTGACTACAGATGCTCCACTGGGGCTATCTGACATGCACTGACCCATGATtgtccttctctctctgacTTCTTTCGATGCCGTTACTCTCCGGTCGGCACGCGATGGCTAACTCTGATCCTAAGCAGAACGACTGACGTCCTATCCCACAATGAATAGCCCCGATGGAAACACTCACAAGCGCAAGCGCGACGGCTCTGACAGCCTCGGCCCAGACCCTCAGCGTCTGAACCGCTCCTCCCACGGCAGTAATGGCAGCATGCCTGGCGAGAACCAGCCCAACTTTGGCCATAGCTCCCTGAACTACGAGCACAGCTCGGACCTGAACATTGACCAGCAGATCCTTCAGCATGTTGGTCCTCAGAATGGCATGTCGGATGACAATGCCCTGACTGCGAATGCCAaagcggcgctggcggcACACACTCCGCAACACAAGTACCCGCCGCCCCCGGATGCCCCGTTTGATGCCAACAACCTCACCTCTGGCCTGTCGTTCGATGAAATGAACCAGACCCCCATGGGAGGTGGCCACAACCACAACTCTACCGCTGCTGCGGTGTATGCTGCCCGTGAGGCTCAGAGCATGAACCAGAAGCCGAATGTCGGCTCGCCCGAGTGGCACCAGGTCCGCAAGAACAACCACAAGGAAGGTAAGACAGATCTATCTCCATAGTATCTGATGTCAGTGCTGACCCAGAAACCCAGTTGAGCGCCGACGTCGTGAGGCCATCAATGAAGGGATCAACCAGATTGCCCGTCTTGTGCCGAACTGCGACAAGAACAAAGGTGCCATTCTGCAGCGTGCCATCGAGTACATCTGCCAACtgcaggaagagaagaaaagcatGGACGAGCGGTTTGAGCAGCACAGCCTGACGGCCAACCACGCCATCACCGAGATCAGCACCTCCAACTCGAAGCTCAAGGCCGAGGTCGGTCGTCGCAATGCCATTGCCATGAAGTGGCTGTCGCGCTGCCGCGAGGCCGGCTTGGACTTTGATGACTACGAGGATGCCAAGGTGCTCGAGACGCTGGAGATGGACTAGAGTGGGTTTCTTTTCTGCATGTGCCACGACCgttgtttttttcttttttcccgGAGGTTAAGATTGACACCCGAACATACCCTCACTTTTCTTGTTTCTACGCGTgattgcttct is part of the Penicillium psychrofluorescens genome assembly, chromosome: 4 genome and encodes:
- a CDS encoding uncharacterized protein (ID:PFLUO_006241-T1.cds;~source:funannotate); the protein is MRIATLQFAPRLGDVQGNIERANALLKSGKTISLDGEKLGPGIDIEVLRPDILVLPELALTGYNFPSLEEIKPYLEPAGGGPSASWARETAKRLRCKVCVGYPEIEKTPETNETIFYNSLLLLDENGEFILNYRKSFLYLTDETWAAEGDVERGFHAMSFGSKQIATSFGICMDINPYKFEAPWTEWEFAHRVLDSKSQLVILSMAWLTTLSRDELDALNGEPDMDTFNYWIQRFWPLLKKRMQHEEVDLDDNKQTIIVFANRAGEEPPVADGKSPARYAGTSAIIAITQRPVPGSRGEKKATETNVAAEPPLDVKILCWDMLGAAEEGICFADTTADPQMVFGLRKASV
- a CDS encoding uncharacterized protein (ID:PFLUO_006242-T1.cds;~source:funannotate) is translated as MNSPDGNTHKRKRDGSDSLGPDPQRLNRSSHGSNGSMPGENQPNFGHSSLNYEHSSDLNIDQQILQHVGPQNGMSDDNALTANAKAALAAHTPQHKYPPPPDAPFDANNLTSGLSFDEMNQTPMGGGHNHNSTAAAVYAAREAQSMNQKPNVGSPEWHQVRKNNHKEVERRRREAINEGINQIARLVPNCDKNKGAILQRAIEYICQLQEEKKSMDERFEQHSLTANHAITEISTSNSKLKAEVGRRNAIAMKWLSRCREAGLDFDDYEDAKVLETLEMD